Proteins found in one Quercus robur chromosome 2, dhQueRobu3.1, whole genome shotgun sequence genomic segment:
- the LOC126712669 gene encoding protein MIZU-KUSSEI 1 — protein sequence MRMIDLGSQRGPLHIMDTATSVDCGREVRFRRSFRSIVECMVPCCGFQPSDSLSSDTESTHGGSSSTVTGTFFGYRKGRVSFCLQDDTRSSPLLLLEFAVPTAYLAREMQYGLLRIALECTRQKEMNMGSKSSTGCSIFNVPVWSMYCNGRKVGFAIRRQMTESDLAVLKQMQTVSVGAGVLPVAPKSEDGDLMYLRASFDRVSSTDSEAFHMINPVGSSGQELSIFLFRS from the coding sequence ATGAGGATGATAGACTTGGGAAGCCAAAGAGGCCCTTTACATATTATGGACACAGCAACCTCTGTAGACTGTGGCAGAGAAGTAAGGTTCAGAAGATCCTTTCGATCCATAGTCGAGTGCATGGTCCCATGCTGTGGGTTCCAACCCTCCGACTCACTCTCCAGCGACACCGAATCAACTCACGGTGGCTCCTCCTCTACAGTAACCGGAACTTTCTTCGGTTACAGAAAAGGCAGAGTCAGCTTCTGTCTCCAAGATGACACTCGAAGCTCCCCACTCCTCCTTCTCGAGTTTGCTGTCCCCACAGCTTACCTCGCTCGAGAGATGCAATACGGGTTGCTCAGAATCGCTCTCGAGTGTACCAGACAAAAGGAAATGAACATGGGCTCCAAATCCAGTACTGGTTGCTCGATCTTCAACGTGCCTGTTTGGTCCATGTACTGCAACGGAAGGAAAGTTGGGTTCGCCATAAGGCGTCAGATGACAGAGAGTGATTTGGCTGTGTTGAAGCAGATGCAGACAGTGTCTGTTGGAGCTGGTGTGTTGCCTGTTGCTCCAAAGTCTGAGGATGGTGACCTTATGTACCTTAGAGCTAGCTTTGACCGAGTCAGCTCGACTGACTCCGAGGCCTTTCACATGATTAACCCAGTTGGGAGTTCTGGTCAAGAGCTCAGCATATTTCTTTTCAGATCATGA
- the LOC126712668 gene encoding uncharacterized protein LOC126712668: MEAAKQRVRAAAARKKEEDKAKGKDGASTPHSSLKGSIKRKSDGKDDPPSKKVAVTPTDAPSQKSPPKLSHGAGKGVMTSSGPVVEGPRCLLTHKDHAVESLESLIKQTDLDPCAQLGTDDLGASAFFDIARALVRVKALQDRCMAKEGVVSRVRRHNSTLMDQQAQYKEAVRLLNTDLKDVKEKLGEAEGEQKRLEEEVSSLRAQVVTAGADAVEKFKTTQSFIDSCADYYGAGFDDCLKQVSLAYPELDLSGITMDTSVPMTPAADRDDEPLSLDSLLNDAGVVLAQPAVATPAGPSDQIVKDKADGVSKDAPAA, translated from the exons ATGGAGGCTGCGAAGCAAAGGGTGAGGGCCGCTGCCGCCcgtaagaaggaagaagataaaGCTAAGGGGAAGGATGGAGCGTCAACTCCTCATTCCTCTTTGAAGGGCTCAATCAAGAGGAAATCTGACGGAAAGGATGATCCTCCTTCCAAGAAGGTGGCCGTCACTCCTACGGACGCGCCCTCCCAGAAGTCACCTCCCAAGCTTAGTCACGGTGCTGGGAAAGGAGTGATGACTTCTTCTGGTCCTGTCGTTGAGGGGCCCCGTTGCTTGCTGACTCACAAAGATCATGCTGTCGAGAGTCTGGAGTCTCTTATCAAACAGACGGATCTGGATCCTTGTGCTCAGCTTGGGACGGATGACCTGGGGGCGTCAGCCTTCTTTGATATTGCACGG gccttggttcgtgttAAAGCACTCCAAGATCGTTGCATGGCCAAAGAAGGCGTCGTCTCTCGGGTGAGGAGGCACAACTCCACCTTGATGGATCAGCAGGCGCAATACAAGGAGGCCGTCCGTCTCTTAAACACAGACCTGAAGGATGTGAAGGAGAAGCTAGGAGAAGCAGAGGGTGAGCAGAAGAGACTTGAGGAGGAGGTTTCGTCTCTGCGTGCGCAGGTGGTGACGGCTGGGGCTGACGCAGTTGAAAAGTTCAAGACAACTCAGTCCTTCATCGACTCTTGTGCTGATTACTATGGCGCAGGTTTTGATGACTGTCTGAAGCAAGTGTCGTTAGCTTATCCGGAGCTGGATCTGTCTGGAATCACCATGGACACTTCCGTTCCAATGACTCCTGCCGCTGACAGAGATGACGAACCCCTTAGCTTGGATTCCTTGCTTAACGACGCTGGGGTTGTTCTGGCCCAGCCTGCTGTTGCTACCCCTGCTGGGCCTTCAGATCAGATTGTGAAGGATAAAGCTGACGGGGTCTCCAAGGACGCTCCTGCCGCTTAA